The Xanthomonas rydalmerensis genomic interval AGCCGTGCGGCGAGGTTGCTCGGGCTGGCCCCGTACAGATCCGTCACCACCAGCACGCCATCGCCGTCGTCCACCCGCCGCAACGCGGCCGACGCCTGCGGCAGCAGTGTGTCGAGGTCCGCGTCGAACGGCACCTCAAAGGCTTCGGTTTTCAGCGGCAGCTGCCGCAACAGCCGGGTCGCCACGCTTAGCAGCGCGGCGCCGATTCCAGGGTGGGTGATGAGGAGAATGCCACAGGCCATGGGAGAACGTTAACAGGTCAGGCAGGGCGCAGGGAATGGCTGTGGGGAGCGGGGATTGGGAATTTGGGATTGGGGATTCGCAAGAGCCAGAGCAATGCCCCGCGTTTGCCAATCCCGAATCCCCAATCCCCAATCCCGGCGTTTCGATCAATCCTGCTCGCGATGGAAGGTCGCCACTTCCGGCCAGCCTTGTTCGCGGGCATGGCGGGCCAGGCGTTCGGCCAGGTACACCGAGCGGTGCTTGCCGCCGGTGCAGCCGAAGGCGATGGTCACGTAGCTGCGGGTGTCGTTGCGCAGCCGCGGCAGCCAGGTGTCGAGGAAGTCGATCAGTTGCGCGGTGTAGCGCTGCACGTCCGGTTGCGCATCCAGGTACTCGCGCACGCCGCTGTCGCGGCCGGTCATCGGGCGCAGCTCCGGGTCCCAGTGCGGATTCGGCAGCACCCGCGCGTCGAACACGAAATCCGCTTCGGCCGGGACGCCGCGCTTGTAGGCGAAGGACTCGAACAGCAGCGACAGCGTGTTCTCGGCGGACAGCGCGAACTCGGTGGTGACCCGCCGGCGCAGCTGGTGCACGTTGAGCGCGCTGGTGTCGATCACCGCATCGGCCGCTTCGCGCAGCGGCTCGGTCAGGGCACGCTCGCGCTCGATCGCTTCCGGCAGCGACAGGCCCTGGCGCGACAGCGGGTGGCGCCGGCGGGTGTCGGCGTAGCGCTTGATCAGCGCCTCGTCGTTGGCGTCGAAGAACAATAGCCGCGCATCCAGGCCGAACTGCGCCACCGCCTCGCGCCAGCGCGAGAGCTGGCTCAGGTCGCTGTGGCGGCTGCGCACGTCGATGCCCACCGCCAGCTTGCTGGGGCCGGCATCCTCGCGCACCAGGCTCTTGATGAAGGCCGGCAGCAGTTCCACCGGCAGGTTGTCGACGCAGTAGTAGTCCAGGTCCTCAAAGGTCTTCAGCGCCACCGACTTGCCGGAGCCGGACAGGCCGCTGACGATGACCAGCGTGGAGGTGTTGGCGCCGGCGGTCATGGGCTGCGCCGCTCCAGCAGGTTGCTGTGGCGGGCAATGAACATCGCCGCCGGGTCGATGCCCTTGGTGCGCAGGATGTGCAGGCGCGTGGCCGCCTCGGTCAGCACTGCCAGGTTGCGGCCCGGCATCACCGGCAGGGTGATCAGCGGCACGTCCAGGTCCAGCACGTGGCGGGTACCGGAATCGCCGGTGAGGCGCTCGTAGCCGTGGGGCGTGGGCTCGGTCATGGGCCGGGTCAGGTGCACGATGAGCCGAAGGTACTTGTTCTTCTTTACAGCCGTATCGCCGAACATCTCGCGTACGTTGAGCACGCCCAGCCCGCGCACTTCCAGCAGGTCCTGCAGCAGTTCCGGGCAGGTGCCGTCGAGCACGTCGGGGGCGATCTGGGTGAATTCGGGGGCGTCGTCGGCGACCAGGCGGTGGCCGCGGCTGAGCAGTTCCAGCGCCAGCTCGCTCTTGCCCGAGCCGGCCTCGCCGGTGATCAGCACGCCGATCGAGTAGATCTCCATGAACACGCCATGCAGGATCACCCGCGGCGCCAGCGTGCGTGCCAGGTGGTAGGACAGGTGATTGAGCAGTTCGTGGCCGCGCTTGGGCGAGATCCACAGCGGCGTGTCGGATTCGTCGGCGGCCGCGCGCAGGTCTTCCGGGCACGACTGGTTCTTGGTGACCACCAGCGCCAGCGGCCGCACCTGCACGATCTTCTCGATGGTCTCCCAGCGCTGGCGCGCGTCCAGCGAGTCCAGCCAGGCCAGTTCCTCGGTGCCGAGGATCTGCACCTTGTTGGGGTAGATGGTGTTGAGATACCCGGCCAGCGACGGGCGCCGCGAGACCGCATTGCCGGCCTCCAGCACCCGGTGTTCGCCCTTGTGCCCGGCAATCCAGCGCAGGCTCAGGCGGTCGCGTTGCTGGTCGAACAGTTCGCGTGCGTCGATGCTGGTGTTCATGCGGCGGCCCGTGGCGCGCCGCCGAGCAGCGCATACAGCGCGGCGGCGTCCGGCGCGTTGCGCAGGGCGTCGCGGAATTCCTCGATGGAGAACTGCTCGGCCAGTTCGGACAGCAGCATCAGGTGTTGGTGGGTGTAGTGCGCCGGGACGGCCATGGCGAAGATCAGGTCGACCTGGGTGCCCTGGCCGTCGAAATCGATCGGCTGGTGCAGGCGCAGGAGCGCGCCGCGTGGGGCGTCCAGGTCCGGCGCGCGGCCGTGCGGGATGGCGATGCCGTGGCCGATGGCGGTGCTGCCGAGCTGTTCGCGCTCGCGCAGGCTGGCGAAGAGTTCATCGGCGCCGGCCTGCTGGCAGGCCAGCAGACCGGCGGCGGTGTGCAGCAGGGTGTCGCGATCGGCGGCCGGAAGCACCTGGGTGCTGACGGCCGCCATCAGATCGGTCAAGGGCATGGTGGCGCAACGTGGGGAGGATCACGCGAGATTGTCGCGCACCTCGGCCGCATGGTGGTCGTGCTTCTTTTCCTTGTGCTTGATGATCAGCCGGTCCAGCTTGTCGGCGAGCAGGTCGATCGCCGCGTACATGGTCTGTGCGCTGGCGTCGGCGTGCAGGGTGCGGCCGGGGACGTTGACCGTGGCCTCGACGTGATGGTCGGGCTTGCGCAGCGCCAGTTGGGCGCGGACCTCGATGGTTTCCTCGTAGTGCCGCTTCAGCCGTTGCAGCTTGGTCTCCACATACTCGCGCAGGGCGGGGGTGACTTCGATCTGCTGGCCGTAGGTCTCGATACGCATCGGATACTCCTTGGTTCGGGTTTCACCTATGAACCATTGCCGCCGCCGCTAGCCGATCCGGACGCGTTCGTGGGAGGCGGAAATGTTCATGGCCTCACGATACTTCGCCACGGTGCGGCGCGCTACAGGGACGCCGGCACTTTTCAGCAGGTCGGCCAGCTTGGCGTCAGAAAGCGGCTTGCGCGGATTCTCCGCGTCGATCAGCCGACGGATCATCGCCTGGATCGCGGTGCTGGAGGCCTCGCCGCCGCTGTCGGTGTCGATGCCCGAGGCGAAGAAGGCGCGCAGCGGGATGGTGCCGCGCGGGGTGCGCACGTATTTGCGGGCGATGGCGCGGGAGATGGTGCTCTCGTGCAGGCCCAGTTCGCCGGCGATCTCGCGCAGGGTCAGCGGCCGCAGCGCCTGTTCGCCGAACTCCAGGAAACCGGCCTGCTGCTTCAGCAGGCAGCGGGTCACCTTGAGCAGGGTCTCGCCGCGCGCCTCCAGGCTCTTCAGCAGCCAGCGCGCTTCCTGCAGTTGCCCACGCAGGTAGCCGGCGTCGCTTTCGCCGCACTGGCGGATCAGCCGCTCGTAGCCGCGGTGGATGGTGACCTTGGGCTGGGCGTGCGCGGACAGCGCCGCATGCCACACCCCGCGCTGGCGCCAGACCACGCAGTCGGGCACCACGTAGGTGTCGCTGCCCAGCTCGCCGATCCGCTTGCCCGGGCGCGGGTCCAGTGAGCGCAGCAGCGCGACCGCGGTGTCGACCTCCGCCGTCGGGCGCTTGAGTTCGTGCGCCAGGCCGGCCACGCCGCTGCGCGGCAGCCGTTCCAGCGGTCCGGTGGCGATGGTGCGTGCTAGCGCCAGCCCCGGTGTGTCTTCGGGCAGGGTGTCCAGCTGCAGGGTCAGGCACTCGCCCAGGCTGCGCGCGGCGATGCCGGCCGGGTCGAAGCGCTGGATCTGGTGCAGCACGGTGAGGATCTCGTCCTCTTCGGCGGCGATGTCCGGGCGCAGGGTCTCGGCGATCGCGGTCAGCGGCTCGCGCAGGTAACCATCGTCGTCGAGCGCGTCGATCAGCGCCGCGCCGATGCTGCGGTCGCGCGCGGACAGCGGCGACAGGTGCAACTGCCACAGCAGGTGGTCGATCAAGGTGTCCGGTTCGGCCACGCGTTCGGCCGCGCTGCCCAGGTCGTCGTCATCGAACGAGCCGCCGCTGCCGCCGCTCCAGGCCGATTCGGCAGTGGACCATTCGTCGCCGTTGTGCTGCGGAACGTCGTCCAGGGTGTCGCCGGCCGGCGGCGTGACCTCGACCTCGCCCTCGGCGCTGCCGTGGCTAGTCACATCCAGGGTGGGCGCGGCGTCCTCGGACCATTCCAGCAGCGGATTGCTCTCCACCGCCTCGGCGATCTCCACTTCCAGCTCGGCGCTGGACATCTGCAACAGCTTGATCGCCTGCCGCAACTGCGGCGTCATGACCAGGTGCTGTCCCAGCGATGTCTGCAGCCGTGCTTTCATGCCTGTACCGAGCGCGGAAGGAGCGTAGCCGGCGCGTGCGCGGTCAGAGCCTGAAGGTTTCCCCGAGGTAGACGCGGCGCACGTCGCTGTTGGCCAGCAGCGCTTCCGGCGCCCCCTGCGCCAACACGCTGCCCTCGTTGAGGATATACGCCCGGTCGCAGATTCCCAAGGTTTCGCGCACGTTGTGGTCGGTGATCAACACGCCGATGCCGCGCTGCTTGAGGTGGGTGACGATGCGCTGGATTTCGCCGACCGAGATCGGGTCGACGCCGGCGAAGGGCTCGTCGAGCAGCATCAGCCGCGGCTTGGCCGCCAGCGCGCGGGCGATCTCGCAGCGGCGGCGCTCGCCGCCGGAGAGGCTGGCGCCGAGCTGGTCGGCGACATGGCTGATCTGCAGTTCGTCCAGCAGCGCCGCCAGTTCGCGTTCCTGTCCGGCGTTGTCCAGATCCTCGCGCAGTTCAAGCACCAGGCGGATGTTGTCGGCGACGCTGAGCTTGCGGAACACCGACGGTTCCTGCGGCAGGTAGCCGACGCCGAGCTTGGCGCGCTTGTACATCGGCAGCGCGGTGATGTCGTTGCCGTCGAGCACGATGCGCCCAGCATCGGCATCGACCAGGCCGACGATCATGTAGAAGCAGGTGGTCTTGCCGGCACCGTTGGGGCCGAGCAGGCCGACCACTTCGCCGGCCTCCAGGGTCAGCGCGAAGTCGCGCACCACTTCGCGCTGCTTGTAGCGCTTGCGCAGGCCTTCGGCGAGCAGCATCACTGGCCTCCTTGCTTGGTCGGCTTGGCGGGCTTGGCTGGCGTCGCGGCCGGCTTGGCGGCGGGCTTGGCGCCGTTCGCAGGCGTGCCGGCCGGCGCGGCGGCGGCATTCTTCGGCTGGATCACCGTGTGCACGCGGCTGCCATCACCGCCGCCCTGCATGTCGCCGGTCTTGGTGTTGTAGACCATGCGCTGGCCAGCGTTGGTGCCCTTGGGCGAGGTCATGCGGTAGTTGCCGGTGAGGATCACCGTGTCGGTCGGCACCTTGTAGTCGATGTTGTCGGCGACCGCGTCCATCGGCGAGCCATCGTCCAGCTCCTGCTTCAGCGTGGCCTGCTTGCCGGTCAGCACGACGCGGTCGATATCGCCGTTGCTGCGAAACAGGTCGGCGGTATCGGCATGGATTTCCAGCGTGCCCTGGACAATGACCACATTGCCGGAATAACGGATCTTGCCGTTGTCGTCGAGCATGTTGCCGCTCTGGTTGTCGGACTTGATGTCCATCGGCTGGTTGCGGTCGGTGGACTTGGCCAGCGCCAGGGTCGGCAGCAGCAGGGCGAGCAGGGCGAGCTTAGCGGGCAGCATTCGGTTCATAACGGGTCTTGACCTGTGAAAGGAGCTTGTACTGCCGGGATTTCAAGTCGACTTCGAAGCCGACGCCGGACTGCATCATACCGGGCCGGGTCATGGTGACCGGGGCGGCGGTGCGCGCGCTGTTGGTCTGCGGGAAGACGTCCAGGCTCTGCGTACGGAAGGTGGTGGGCGGGATGCTGGGCACCTTTGGGCTGTCGCCGGCGACGTCGTCGCGCAGGCGCAGTTCGTCGCCGTCGGCGCTGACCCAGCCGGTCTTGCTGCGCATCTCCCAGTGCTGGCCGTTGGCGTCGGGCAGCAGGAACAGCGGGGTCACGATCGACATCGTCTGGTCGGCGCGGCTGCGTTCCATCTGCGGCGCGCGCAGGGTCATCGCTTCCTTGCCCTGCTTGTCCAGGCTGACGATCTCGAAGTCGCGGGCGATGTAGTCCACGCTCGCTTCGTCGGAAGGATTGCGGGTGGGCTTGCTGCGCTGGTTCCAGGCCGACCAGCCGCTGATCAGCGCCCCGACCAGCAGCAGCGTGCCAAGGGTGGTGCGCCAGTTCATGCGCCATGCTCCTGCAGCAGGGATGGGACGTGGCCCTGCGCGGCCAGCAGCACGTCGCACAGTTCGCGCGCCGCGCCTTCGCCGCCGCGGGCGCGGGTGGTCCAGTGCACGTGTTCGGCGGTCCAGGGGTGGGCGTTGGCCGGGGCCACCGCCAGGCCGACCACGCGCAGCGGCGCCAGGTCGGGCAGGTCGTCGCCCATGAAGCAGACCTGCTCCAGGCCGATGCCGCGCTCGTCGCACAGCGCCTGCACCCCGGCGCGCTTGTCCTTGACCCCGATCTGCACCAGCAGGCCCAGCTCCTGGCCGCGCTTCTCCGCCGCCAGGCTGGGCCGGGCGGTGATCAGCGCCACGTCGATGCCGTGCCGGCGCAACTGCACCAGGCCCTGGCCGTCGAGCACGTTGAAGGCCTTGCTCTCGTTGCCGTCGCGGTCGTAGTACAGGCGGCCGTCGGTCAGCGTGCCGTCCACGTCGAAGCACGCCAGGCGGATCCGGGCGGCGCGGTCGATCAGGTCGGCGGGGAGGTCGGCCAGCGGGGAATAGGGCATGTTCGGGATATCGGGGCGGGGAGGCCGGCTTTCCAGCGGCCAGGGCCAGCGGCGTGGGGACGCCGGCGGGCGGTGAACGGGTTCAGCCTGTTAAACCACTCTGGCGCGCAACAGGTCGTGAATGTTGAGTGCGCCGACCGCGCGGCCGGCTGCATCGACCACGATCAGGCCGGTGATCTTGTGGGTCTCCATCAGCCGTGCGGCTTCGGCGGCGAGCTGGTCGGCGCCGATGGTACGCGGCTGCCGGGTCATCACCTCGGCGATGCGGGTCTGGCGCACGTCCAGCGCGCTGTCCAGGGTGCGGCGCAGGTCGCCGTCGGTGAACAGCCCGAGCAGGCGGTCGTCGGCATCGACCACCGCGGTCATGCCCAGGCGCTTGCGGCTCATCTCCACCAGCGCCTCGCTGAGGCTGGCGTCCTCGCGCACCTTGGGCAGTTCGTCGCCGCGGTGCATGACGTCGGTGATGTGCAGCAGCAGGCGGCGGCCGAGGCTGCCGGCCGGGTGCGAGCGGGCGAAGTCGTCGGCGGTGAAGCCGCGCGCGTCCAGTAGCGCCACCGCCAGCGCGTCGCCCAGCGCCAGCGAGGCGGTGGTGCTGGAGGTCGGTGCCAGGTCCAGCGGGCAGGCCTCGGCCGGCACGCTGACGTCCAGGTGCAGGTCGGCCTCGCGCGCCAGCGTGGACTGCGCGCGCCCGGTCATCGCGATCACCGCGTTGCCCTGGCGCTTGAGCACCGGCAGCAGCATCAGGATCTCGTCGGATTCGCCGGAGTAGGACAGCGCCAGGACCACGTCGGCATCGGTGATCATGCCCAGGTCGCCGTGCCCGGCCTCGCCCGGGTGCACGAAGAACGCCGGGGTGCCGGTGGAGGCGAGGGTGGCGGCGATCTTGCGCGCCACGTGGCCCGACTTGCCCATGCCGGTGGCGACCACGCGCCCGCGCGAGCCCAGGATCAGCCGGCAGGCGGCGGCGAAATCGGCGCCGATGCGCGCGCCGACCGCCGCCAGCGCGGCCTGCTCGATCTCGACCACACGGCGGCCGCTGGCGACCAGGCCGGCGTCGTCGGGCGTCGTGGGAGACAGGGGCGATACATCCATGCGGGTGCCGGTCGGAGGGTAGAATGGCCGATCATTTTATGAGGAAAGCCCGGTGGACGCCGAAACCATCCGTAAACTCATCGAGGCCGGCCTGCCGGACGCGCAGGTGCAGGTGCAGGGCGACGACGGCGTGCACTTCGAAGCCACCGTGGTCAGCGCGGCCTTTGCCGGCAAGCTGCCGCTGGCCCGCCACCGCATGGTCTACGCCACCCTGGGCGACCTGATGGGCGGCGCGATCCACGCGCTGGCGCTGAACACCCTGACCCCCGAGCAGGCCGGGCGCGCCGCCGGCTGAGCCGCCGCGTGCCCGTCATTCCCCTTTTTTCCTTCCCCCACGAGACCCATGGCCAAAATCGTAGTGACCGGCGGCAACGCGCTGCACGGTGAAGTGAACATTTCCGGCGCCAAGAACGCCGTGCTGCCGATCCTCTGCGCGACCCTGCTGGCCGATGCGCCGGTGGAGATCACCAACGTGCCGCAACTGCACGACGTGATCACCACGGTGAAGCTGCTCGGCGAGCTGGGCGCGGAAGTCACCATCGACGAAGGCACGCTGTCGCGCGGCAGCGCCATCACCGTCGACCCGCGCAAGGTCCACCAGCACGTCGCCCCGTACGAACTGGTGCGCACCATGCGCGCCTCGATCCTGGTGCTGGGCCCGCTGCTGGCCAAGTTCGGCGCGGCCGAAGTGTCGCTGCCCGGCGGCTGCGCGATCGGCTCGCGGCCGGTCGACCAGCACATCAAGGGCCTGCAGGCGCTGGGCGCGGAGATCAGCGTCGAGAACGGCTACATCAAGGCCAGCAGCAACGGCCGGCTCAAGGGCGGCCGCTACGTGTTCGACATGGTCAGCGTCACCGGCACCGAGAACGTGCTGATGGCCGCGGCGCTGGCCGACGGCACCACCGTGCTGGAGAACGCGGCGATGGAGCCGGAGGTCAGCGACCTGGCCGACTGCCTGATCGCGCTGGGCGCGAAGATCGAAGGCGCGGGCACCTCGCGCATCGTCGTGCACGGCGTGGAGCGCCTGTCCGGCGGCCGCCACGCGGTGCTGCCGGACCGCATCGAGACCGGCACCTTCCTGGTCGCCGCGGCGATGACCGGCGGCAGCGTCACCGTGCGCCGCGCGCGCGCCGACACCCTCGACGCGGTGCTGGACAAGCTCACCGAGGCCGGCGCCAGCATCGAGACCGGCGAGGACTGGATCCGCCTGGACATGCACGGCAAGCGCCCGCGTGCGGTCAGCCTGACCACCGCGCCGTATCCCGCGTTTCCCACCGACATGCAGGCGCAGTTCATGGCGCTCAACTGCGTGGCCGACGGCGTCGGCGTGATCAACGAAACGATCTTCGAGAACCGTTTCATGCACGTCAACGAACTGCTGCGCCTGGGCGCGGACATCCAGATCGAAGGGCATACCGCGATCGTGCGCGGCACCGAGCGGCTGAGCGGCGCGCCGGTGATGGCCACCGACCTGCGCGCCTCGGCCTCGCTGATCCTGGCCGGCCTGGTCGCCGACGGCGACACCACCATCGACCGCATCTACCACCTGGATCGGGGGTACGAGAACATCGAGGAGAAGCTGGGGGCGCTGGGCGCGTCCATCCGGCGCGTCGCATGATCCTCAGCGGCCGCTTCACCCGTCGGCGCAAGGTGTTGCTGGCGATCGTCGTGGTGCTGCTGGCCTGGGTCGGCTATGCCTGGTACACCGGCATCGCCATCACCCAGGGCATCGAGGAGCGCGACATGGACTGGAACGGCGACGGCCAGGTCACCCGCGACGAGATCTGGCAATCGTTCTACGCGGTCGGCGTGAGCCGCACCCAGAACGGCCCGCGCGAGTGCAGTACGTTCTACTGGCGCAGCAGCGGCGCCCAGATCCGCGTGGATTGCCGCACCACGTTCAAGGCCGCCCCGGCGGAGAAGAAGTAAGGGCGTGGGGTAGGGCGCTGCATGGACGGCGCCCGCGTTGGGAGTGCATCAGCAACGCGCGTCGGTCGCCATACTTCCATGTTTCATGGAGAGGAATTGACGCGCGCCTTGGCTTTGGGGTCTGCTGCAAATCGCCGGCCGGTTTCCGCAGGATGATGCGCATCTTCGCGTCGGGGCTGAAGCCCCTCCCACATGGGGACACTGTGCGCTAGGGGACTGCTGTTGCGGTTCCCCAATCCCGGCTCACCGGGTCGCGGCTGAAGCCGCTCCTACATGGGAACCGCCACGAGCGGGGAGCCGCTTTTGCGATTCCCCAATCCCAATTCCCCATTCCCACGGCGGAGCCGCCGTTGCGATTCCCCAATCCCGATTCCCCAATCCCAGCCCCTCAGCGCAACGACTTGATGGTCAGGTCCAGCGCGTCCTGGCCGTTCTCGCGCTGCAGGATGCGCACCGGCACCGGCATGTCCGGCACGATCCAGGCCACGATCTCCTTGGAACCGTCGGTGCGGGTGACCTTGGTCGCCTGCTCGGTCTTGCCATTGACGGTCACCGCTTCCTTGCCGGCGACGTGGTAGGTCATCGGCTTGGCGCGGCCCTCGTCGACCATGCGGTAGCTCGGGGTCTTGCCGGCATTGACGTCGCGCGCGATCGCCAGGTTGATCAACAGTGCGTCCATGTCGCCCGGCTGCAGCTTCACCGGGCCGCGGCGGTCGGCCTTGAGGTCGCCGCCCCAGGTCGCCTGGCCGGTGCTCCAGTCATAGTTGGCGGTCACCGCCTTCTTCTTGATCAGGAACACCGAGCGGTCGTCGCTGCTGAGCGGACGCAGCTGTCCGCCCTTTTCCTCGAACACGGTGCTCTGGCTGAGGTCGGCGACCTGGTTCTTGATCGCCAGGCTGTAGCGCCAGCGGTCGCCGCCCTGCTTGGCCAGGGTCATTACGCCATTGGCCTGCATGCCCATGTAGCTGGCCTGATAGTCCGCGGTGAACGGCTCCAGGGCCAGGGCGGGCAGGCTCGCCGTAGCCAGCAGGGCGGCAGCGAGGGCGGTCAGCGGGCGGGCGATGCGGGTCATGGTCAGGCTCCTTGGTATTCGGTCAGGCGCAGGTCGATGCGGTCTTCGCCGTCTTCGCGCTGCAGGATGCGCACCGGCGTCGGCACGCCGTTGGCGATCCACAGGATGGTCTCATTGCGGCCGCCGTTGGTGCGCGACACCCGCAATGCGTCGTAGCTGATGTCGCCCACCTGCACGGTCTCGGTCTGGTCGGCGGCGCGGTAGACATGTTCGCGCACCCGGCCGACGTCGACGAAGCGGTAGGTCATGGTCTTGCCCGGCTGCGCGTCGCGCATCAGCGAGAGGTTGAGCAGCAGCGCGCTCTGGTCGCCGGGCTGCAGCGGGATCGGCGCCTGCCGATCCTTCTTCAGGTCGCCGTCCCAGCGCGCCACGCCCTGTTTCCAGTCGTACACGCCGGTGACCTTCTTGCCGAAGAACACCGCCTTCTTGACCGTGCTCTGGCTCTGCGGGACGTAGCGGCCGTCCTGCACGGTGAACACCGTGCTCTGCTCGATATTCAGGCCGAGGATGCTGGCGAAACCGCTGCGGCCATGCACGCCCAGGTCGACCCGCCACTGGTCGCCGCCGGTATGCACCACGTCCATGCGCGCGTCGCCGGCCGGCTTGCCCTTGTACAGGGCGTCGTAGGTGGCCACGAACGGCTGCAGCGGCGGTGGCGTCCACGCCTCTGCGGGCAGCGCCGGCGACACCGCGGCGGCCGGTGCGGGTGTACCGGTGGCGGGCGTGGTCGGAGCGGGGGCGGTCTGCGGCGCCGGCTGCGCGGCGGGCGCCGGCGCGACCTGCGCAGCGACGATGGACGCCAGCAGGCCGAGGCCGGACGCAACGAGGAGGGCGAACGGACGCGGAGCGAGCTTCATGGGATCGGCTGGCGTGGGCGGGAGGGAAGAGGGGAGGGGCCGCGGAAGGTGCGGCAGCGCATTCAGGGAAGCAGCACGTCGTCGCAATCTAGGCGCAGCGGACTAAACCGGCACTGACCGTCCAGCCAGACCTTGCCGTCCCGTTCAGCCAGACGACCCGCCGCGGCCAGCCGCAGCACCGCGCACAGCAGCCGGTGTTCGCGCGGCAGCAGCCGCTGCGCCAGCTCGTCGGGGCCGTCGCCGGCCTGCACCGGCACCCGCACCTGCGCGATCACCGCGCCGGCGTCCAGCTCCGGCACCACGAAATGCACGCTGGCGCCGTGCTCGGCGTCTCCCGCAGCCAAGGCCTGCGCATGCGTGTGCAGGCCACGGTACTTGGGCAGCAGCGAGGGGTGGATGTTGAGCAGGCGCCCGCCGAAGCGCTGCACGATGGCGGCGCCGAGAATGCGCATGTAGCCGGCGCAGACCACCCAGTCCGGCCGTGCCGCGGCGACCGCGTCGCCTAGCGCCTGCTCGAACGCGGCGCGGTCGGGGAAGGTCTTGGGCCGCGCCGACCAGCGCCGCTCCGGCGCCACCATCGCCAGCGCCGGCGCCTCGGGGCGATCGCTGAACACGCCGACCACCTCAGCATCGAGGGTGCCGGCGGCGATCGCGGCGAGGATGGCCTGCAGGTTGGAACCGCGGCCGGAGGCGAGCACAGCGAGGCGAAGCGTCATCGGGCAGGGTTCCGGAACAGGTCGCCCACCACAGGGCGTTGCAGTGTCAGCAAGGTGGCGATGCCCAGCGCGGTGCCCAGCGGAAAGCCCAGGCAGGTGATCGCGGCGCCGGTGTAGCACAGCCCCAACTGGCGACGCTGGCGCAAGGCGCGCGCAAGCAGCACCTTGATCACCAGCGAAAGCAGGCCGAAGCCGAGCAGCACCGACAGCATCACGATCGCTATGACGCCGCCCTGGGCCTGGTCCGGACTCTGGCCGACGGCGTTGAGCCGCGCTTCCTCGTGCACGCCGTAGCCCAGCACGGCGCCCACCAACAGCACTACGAAGAACTGCAGCCCGGCCATCACCGCGTACAGCCTCGCCAGGTTGTCCAGGTCGGTGGTGGCACGCGCCACTTCGGCGGCACGGCCGCCGGGGACGGGGAGGGGCGGTGGCAGCGACATCGTCGGTCTCAGCGCGGCGCGGAAGGAAGCGGGGGCGCGGCGCGCCGCCTTGGCCAGGCGCTGGCGCAGCCCAGGGTGGCCAGCAGCATGTCCATGTGCGCATCCCAGGGATCGCCCTGCTGGCCGTTGTAGGACTCGGCCTGCTGCGGCGACAGCAGCAGCGCGATCAGCCATTCCAGCCATTCGTAGACCAGGCTGACGCACATGATCGCCATCGTCGCCAGGACGAAGGCCTGGCGCGCCGACAACGCCGGCCAGCGCTGGCGTGCGTGGTCACGTAGCGCCGGCGCGACGCACACGCCGAACAGCAGGTGGATCAGCCGGTCGGTGTGGTTGCGCTGCCAGCCGAAGGCCGCGCTCGGCGACCAACCGCCGGTCAGTGTGCGCAACCATTGGTCGTAGGGCACATTCGAATAGAGCCAGTGCGCGGCGACGTTGTGCACGCTGATGAACATGCAGATGGCGGCGAAGTGGCCGGTGCGCAGCGGCCAGCGGCGGTCGTGCCAGACCAGCCAGGCCAGGCCCAGCACCGCCAGGGAGCTGTGCATGGCCTGTTCCGCCGGCCATAGCGGCCGTATCCAACTGGCGGCGAACACCGCCAGCGCCAGTGCCAGCCAGGCGCGCTTGGCCGCCGCCATGCGCCTTTAGCCGATGTGCACGCGTTCGCCGGCGCCGGCCGCCGTCACCGCGCCGATCTGCCAGTGCGCCAGGCCCAGCGTGTCCAGGCTGCGCTCCAGTGCCGCCACCTGCTCCGGCGCGGCGACCAGCACGAAGCCGATGCCGCAGTTGAAGGTGCGCCACATCTCGCTGTCGGCCACCGCGCCTTCGCGCTGCAGCCACTCGAACACCGGCGGCAGGGTCCAGGCGCTGG includes:
- a CDS encoding PTS sugar transporter subunit IIA is translated as MPLTDLMAAVSTQVLPAADRDTLLHTAAGLLACQQAGADELFASLREREQLGSTAIGHGIAIPHGRAPDLDAPRGALLRLHQPIDFDGQGTQVDLIFAMAVPAHYTHQHLMLLSELAEQFSIEEFRDALRNAPDAAALYALLGGAPRAAA
- the lptB gene encoding LPS export ABC transporter ATP-binding protein, whose amino-acid sequence is MLLAEGLRKRYKQREVVRDFALTLEAGEVVGLLGPNGAGKTTCFYMIVGLVDADAGRIVLDGNDITALPMYKRAKLGVGYLPQEPSVFRKLSVADNIRLVLELREDLDNAGQERELAALLDELQISHVADQLGASLSGGERRRCEIARALAAKPRLMLLDEPFAGVDPISVGEIQRIVTHLKQRGIGVLITDHNVRETLGICDRAYILNEGSVLAQGAPEALLANSDVRRVYLGETFRL
- a CDS encoding RNA polymerase factor sigma-54; this encodes MKARLQTSLGQHLVMTPQLRQAIKLLQMSSAELEVEIAEAVESNPLLEWSEDAAPTLDVTSHGSAEGEVEVTPPAGDTLDDVPQHNGDEWSTAESAWSGGSGGSFDDDDLGSAAERVAEPDTLIDHLLWQLHLSPLSARDRSIGAALIDALDDDGYLREPLTAIAETLRPDIAAEEDEILTVLHQIQRFDPAGIAARSLGECLTLQLDTLPEDTPGLALARTIATGPLERLPRSGVAGLAHELKRPTAEVDTAVALLRSLDPRPGKRIGELGSDTYVVPDCVVWRQRGVWHAALSAHAQPKVTIHRGYERLIRQCGESDAGYLRGQLQEARWLLKSLEARGETLLKVTRCLLKQQAGFLEFGEQALRPLTLREIAGELGLHESTISRAIARKYVRTPRGTIPLRAFFASGIDTDSGGEASSTAIQAMIRRLIDAENPRKPLSDAKLADLLKSAGVPVARRTVAKYREAMNISASHERVRIG
- the hpf gene encoding ribosome hibernation-promoting factor, HPF/YfiA family — protein: MRIETYGQQIEVTPALREYVETKLQRLKRHYEETIEVRAQLALRKPDHHVEATVNVPGRTLHADASAQTMYAAIDLLADKLDRLIIKHKEKKHDHHAAEVRDNLA
- the hprK gene encoding HPr(Ser) kinase/phosphatase, which encodes MNTSIDARELFDQQRDRLSLRWIAGHKGEHRVLEAGNAVSRRPSLAGYLNTIYPNKVQILGTEELAWLDSLDARQRWETIEKIVQVRPLALVVTKNQSCPEDLRAAADESDTPLWISPKRGHELLNHLSYHLARTLAPRVILHGVFMEIYSIGVLITGEAGSGKSELALELLSRGHRLVADDAPEFTQIAPDVLDGTCPELLQDLLEVRGLGVLNVREMFGDTAVKKNKYLRLIVHLTRPMTEPTPHGYERLTGDSGTRHVLDLDVPLITLPVMPGRNLAVLTEAATRLHILRTKGIDPAAMFIARHSNLLERRSP
- a CDS encoding PTS fructose IIA subunit family protein; translation: MACGILLITHPGIGAALLSVATRLLRQLPLKTEAFEVPFDADLDTLLPQASAALRRVDDGDGVLVVTDLYGASPSNLAARLARLGTPVRRVSALSLPMLLRIMNYPEQGLEQLPATAAAGSRNGVVIDDA
- the rapZ gene encoding RNase adapter RapZ; this encodes MTAGANTSTLVIVSGLSGSGKSVALKTFEDLDYYCVDNLPVELLPAFIKSLVREDAGPSKLAVGIDVRSRHSDLSQLSRWREAVAQFGLDARLLFFDANDEALIKRYADTRRRHPLSRQGLSLPEAIERERALTEPLREAADAVIDTSALNVHQLRRRVTTEFALSAENTLSLLFESFAYKRGVPAEADFVFDARVLPNPHWDPELRPMTGRDSGVREYLDAQPDVQRYTAQLIDFLDTWLPRLRNDTRSYVTIAFGCTGGKHRSVYLAERLARHAREQGWPEVATFHREQD